A DNA window from Fodinibius sp. Rm-B-1B1-1 contains the following coding sequences:
- a CDS encoding TIM-barrel domain-containing protein: MFLFTAQLTVAQTTSREFRDFSHQQNEYIVRVSDGTYRIQFYTPNIVETSFIPEGESYKKKSHAVVLKPKEVSVDVTAANSFVKLKSGGLLVEIQKEPFQISYYRDNKLVIKENGYHEDSLKTIQFEISEEEALYGGGARALGMKRRGQRLELYNKAHYGYGKTSDLLNYTMPVVLSSKQYLLHFDNAPIGYLDLDSSSNNILSYETIGGQITYQVVSGSSWLNIIDNYTDLTGKQPMLPRWAMGNFSSRFGYHSQKEVLETTRLFRDEDIPLDAIILDLFWFGKEMKGNMGNFEFYADSFPEPEQMISDLHHDRVETILITEPYVQTSSKRWDEAVEQGVLAKDSLGNPLTFDFFFGNTGIVDVFDKKGYNWFKEIYKELLEMGVAGIWGDLGEPEVHPEEAVHAIGTANEVHNIYGHQWAKLVDEAFYEYDPDMRPFILMRAGYSGSQRFGIIPWTGDVARSWGGLQSQPEISLQMGMQGIGYMHSDLGGFAGDNLDDELYVRWMQYGVFQPIYRPHAQEAVPSEPVFRSDSAKRLSGKAIELRYRLLPYNYNLVYQNHRTGAPLMRPLFFEEPDNEKLFNYDEAYLWGHDFLVAPIVESDQTEKEVYFPDGSNWYDFYTDKKYEGGKSVKVAVNDTTIPTYVRGGTFIPMTEVVQNDKKYTGDNLILHYYVDESVNRSQSELYNDDGLTRGAVDKGKYEILTFEAEKNKNRLDIEFQANIGENYSPSEKNIELIVHNLEARPEKVIVNQKKVSASWDQENEQVRVPFRWNTQEPASIKIYRYK; this comes from the coding sequence TTGTTTTTGTTCACCGCACAGTTGACGGTGGCGCAAACAACATCCCGTGAATTCAGAGACTTCTCCCATCAGCAAAACGAGTATATAGTTCGTGTCAGTGACGGGACTTACCGAATACAGTTTTATACGCCGAATATTGTAGAGACATCTTTTATTCCAGAAGGGGAAAGCTATAAGAAAAAATCCCACGCCGTAGTATTAAAACCTAAGGAAGTAAGTGTTGATGTTACTGCGGCAAATTCATTTGTAAAGCTTAAATCGGGTGGGTTATTAGTTGAAATACAAAAAGAGCCTTTTCAGATATCGTATTACAGAGATAACAAGTTGGTAATTAAAGAAAATGGTTATCATGAAGATTCTCTGAAAACAATACAGTTTGAAATTTCTGAAGAGGAGGCTTTATACGGGGGTGGAGCTCGGGCACTGGGTATGAAGCGACGCGGCCAGCGGCTGGAATTATATAATAAAGCACATTATGGCTATGGTAAAACAAGCGATCTGTTAAATTATACCATGCCGGTGGTATTATCTTCAAAACAATATTTACTGCATTTCGATAATGCTCCGATTGGGTATCTGGATTTAGATAGCTCATCAAATAATATACTTAGTTATGAAACTATTGGTGGGCAGATAACTTATCAGGTAGTTAGTGGTAGTTCATGGCTTAATATAATTGATAACTATACCGATTTAACCGGTAAACAGCCGATGTTACCACGCTGGGCGATGGGTAATTTTTCCAGCCGATTTGGTTATCATTCACAAAAAGAAGTGTTAGAGACCACCAGACTTTTTAGAGATGAAGACATTCCACTGGATGCGATTATCCTGGACCTGTTCTGGTTTGGGAAGGAGATGAAAGGCAACATGGGCAATTTTGAATTTTATGCTGATTCTTTTCCCGAGCCTGAGCAGATGATTAGCGATCTGCACCATGATCGGGTCGAGACTATTTTAATTACTGAGCCTTATGTGCAGACGAGCTCCAAGCGATGGGATGAAGCGGTTGAGCAGGGTGTGCTGGCCAAAGATTCGCTGGGTAATCCCCTCACCTTTGATTTCTTTTTCGGTAATACTGGCATTGTTGATGTATTTGATAAGAAGGGGTACAACTGGTTTAAAGAGATTTATAAAGAGTTATTAGAAATGGGTGTTGCCGGAATATGGGGTGATTTGGGAGAACCGGAAGTACATCCCGAGGAAGCTGTTCATGCGATTGGAACAGCGAACGAAGTGCACAATATTTATGGCCATCAGTGGGCCAAGTTGGTGGATGAAGCCTTTTACGAGTATGATCCGGATATGCGTCCCTTTATCTTAATGCGGGCTGGGTATTCGGGTTCGCAGCGCTTTGGAATTATCCCGTGGACGGGGGACGTAGCTCGAAGTTGGGGCGGATTGCAAAGTCAGCCCGAAATATCGCTGCAGATGGGTATGCAGGGTATTGGATATATGCACAGCGATCTGGGTGGATTTGCCGGCGATAATCTGGATGATGAGTTGTATGTACGGTGGATGCAATATGGAGTTTTTCAACCGATATATCGCCCCCACGCTCAGGAAGCCGTGCCCAGCGAGCCGGTCTTTCGAAGTGATAGCGCCAAGAGGTTATCTGGAAAAGCGATAGAGTTGCGATACCGGTTGTTGCCCTACAATTATAATTTAGTATATCAGAATCATAGAACTGGAGCCCCACTCATGCGTCCACTGTTTTTTGAAGAGCCGGATAATGAAAAACTATTTAACTATGATGAGGCCTATCTGTGGGGCCATGATTTTTTGGTGGCTCCTATCGTAGAATCTGACCAAACGGAAAAGGAAGTCTATTTTCCGGATGGATCAAACTGGTATGATTTCTATACGGATAAAAAATACGAGGGTGGTAAATCGGTGAAAGTAGCAGTAAATGATACGACTATTCCCACTTACGTTCGCGGAGGGACATTTATTCCTATGACTGAAGTAGTGCAAAATGACAAGAAATATACTGGGGACAACTTGATTTTGCATTACTATGTGGATGAGAGCGTAAACAGATCGCAATCGGAGTTATATAATGATGATGGATTGACAAGAGGTGCTGTGGATAAAGGGAAGTATGAAATATTAACGTTTGAGGCTGAGAAAAATAAAAATCGCTTGGACATTGAATTTCAGGCTAACATTGGAGAAAATTATTCACCATCAGAGAAAAATATTGAGCTGATTGTTCATAATTTAGAAGCCCGGCCCGAAAAAGTAATTGTTAACCAAAAGAAAGTTTCTGCCAGTTGGGATCAAGAAAATGAGCAAGTGCGTGTTCCATTTCGTTGGAATACGCAGGAACCGGCATCTATAAAGATTTACCGATACAAATAG
- the katG gene encoding catalase/peroxidase HPI translates to MANEKNQNSSHDTESYNVNGNESKCPFHNGSTKQTAGGGTKNRDWWPNKLNLDILRQHSSKSNPMDEDFDYAEEFEKLDLDAVKEDLHELMTDSKDWWPADWGHYGPLFIRMAWHSAGTYRVADGRGGGSTGNQRFAPLNSWPDNVSLDKARRLLWPIKQKYGKKLSWADLMILTGNVALESMGFETFGFGGGREDVWEPEKDINWGPEQEWLGDERHDEDGDLEGSLAADHMGLIYVNPEGPNGEPDPEKAADFIRQTFKRMAMDDKETVALIAGGHTFGKVHGAGPEEHNGPDPEAAPIEQQGLGWKNSYGSGKGPDTITSGLEGAWTNQPIEWDMGFFENLFEYEWQLTKSPAGAYQWEPKDGAGDGTVPDAHDSSKKNPPMMLTTDLALKVDPEYRKISKHFYENPDEFANTFARAWFKLVHRDMGPKSRYLGPEVPEEDLLWQDPIPEVDHELINDGDIDQLKEEILDTDLTVSELVSTAWASASTYRESDKRGGANGARIRLAPQKNWEVNNPEQLANVLETLEGIQDDFNSTQSGDKQVSLADLIVLGGAAAIEKAAEKAGHNITVPFTPGRTDATAEQTDEESFEWLKPDADGFRNYFDTNRNATVEELLVDKAQLMSLTAPEMTVLLGGMRVLDTNYDGSEHGVFTDQPETLTNDFFLNLLDLSNEWKAISDDRNLFEGRDRDSGEVKWTATRADLIFGSNSELRAIAEVYGSKDSEEKFLEDFVDAWTKVMQLDRFDLK, encoded by the coding sequence ATGGCTAACGAAAAAAATCAGAATTCATCTCACGATACTGAAAGCTATAACGTAAATGGCAATGAAAGTAAGTGTCCATTTCATAATGGATCAACCAAACAAACAGCGGGGGGAGGTACTAAAAACCGTGATTGGTGGCCCAATAAATTAAATCTGGATATTCTTCGACAGCATTCTTCTAAATCTAATCCTATGGATGAGGATTTTGACTATGCTGAAGAGTTTGAAAAATTAGATCTGGATGCGGTAAAAGAAGATCTTCATGAGTTAATGACCGATTCCAAAGACTGGTGGCCTGCAGATTGGGGACACTACGGTCCGCTCTTTATCCGGATGGCTTGGCACAGTGCTGGTACCTACCGTGTTGCCGATGGCCGCGGAGGTGGAAGTACCGGTAACCAACGTTTTGCCCCCCTTAACAGCTGGCCTGATAATGTAAGCCTTGATAAAGCACGTCGCCTTCTTTGGCCCATTAAACAAAAGTATGGAAAGAAACTTTCTTGGGCTGATCTGATGATTCTGACTGGTAACGTTGCTCTTGAATCTATGGGCTTTGAAACGTTCGGTTTTGGTGGCGGACGTGAAGATGTCTGGGAACCCGAAAAAGATATTAACTGGGGACCCGAACAAGAATGGCTGGGCGATGAACGTCATGATGAAGACGGTGATCTTGAAGGAAGCCTTGCAGCTGACCATATGGGATTGATTTATGTTAATCCCGAGGGGCCAAATGGCGAACCCGATCCAGAAAAAGCAGCCGACTTTATCCGCCAAACTTTTAAGCGTATGGCCATGGATGACAAAGAAACGGTTGCACTTATTGCTGGTGGACATACCTTTGGAAAGGTTCACGGTGCCGGTCCTGAAGAACATAACGGACCAGATCCTGAAGCAGCTCCTATTGAGCAGCAAGGGCTCGGCTGGAAGAACAGTTATGGTAGCGGTAAAGGTCCGGATACAATTACCAGTGGATTGGAAGGTGCATGGACCAACCAACCTATTGAATGGGACATGGGTTTCTTTGAGAACCTGTTTGAATATGAATGGCAACTGACTAAAAGTCCCGCAGGTGCATATCAGTGGGAGCCCAAAGATGGAGCAGGTGATGGTACGGTACCTGATGCCCATGATTCATCCAAGAAGAACCCACCGATGATGTTGACAACGGACCTGGCATTAAAAGTAGATCCGGAATACAGAAAAATTTCTAAACATTTTTATGAGAATCCGGATGAATTTGCCAATACCTTTGCGCGCGCATGGTTTAAGCTTGTCCACCGTGATATGGGACCAAAGTCTCGATATTTAGGACCAGAAGTTCCCGAAGAAGATCTCCTGTGGCAAGATCCTATACCAGAAGTTGATCACGAACTAATTAATGATGGAGATATTGACCAACTAAAAGAAGAGATTCTCGATACCGACTTAACGGTATCTGAATTAGTTTCTACGGCGTGGGCTTCGGCGTCAACATACCGCGAATCAGATAAACGAGGCGGTGCAAACGGTGCTCGCATTCGATTAGCTCCGCAGAAAAATTGGGAGGTCAATAACCCCGAGCAGTTAGCTAATGTACTTGAAACGCTTGAAGGTATTCAAGATGATTTTAACAGTACTCAATCTGGTGACAAACAAGTTTCACTTGCTGATCTGATTGTACTTGGAGGTGCTGCTGCCATTGAAAAAGCTGCAGAAAAAGCCGGTCATAATATTACGGTTCCTTTTACACCGGGACGCACCGATGCTACTGCCGAACAAACAGATGAAGAATCGTTTGAATGGCTCAAGCCGGATGCAGATGGTTTCCGTAATTATTTTGATACAAATCGCAATGCAACAGTTGAAGAACTGTTAGTTGATAAAGCTCAACTCATGAGCTTGACAGCGCCTGAGATGACCGTTCTGCTTGGTGGTATGCGTGTGCTCGACACCAATTATGATGGATCTGAGCATGGCGTATTTACTGATCAGCCAGAAACACTCACTAACGACTTCTTCCTGAATCTCCTTGATTTAAGCAATGAGTGGAAGGCGATTTC